AAGAAGAAGCCAGACGGATGCTGGAGGTTTATGCCACTTTTGCCGAAGAATACATGGCTATGCCTGTAGTCAAGGGTGTCAAGTCCGCCAACGAACGCTTTGCCGGTGCCGTGGACACCTATACGATAGAGGCGTTGATGCAGGATGGCAAAGCATTGCAAAGCGGTACTTCGCACTTCCTCGGACAGAACTTCGCCAAGGCTTTCAATGTGACTTTTGCCGATAAAGATGGCAATCGTGATTTCGTTTGGGCCACATCATGGGGCGTATCTACCCGTCTGATGGGTGCCCTTATCATGTCCCATTCGGACGACAACGGTTTGGTACTTCCTCCGAAATTGGCACCTTATCAAGTGGTTATCGTACCGATATACCGCAATGAGGAGCAGTTGGCACAGATCGATGAGAAGGCCACTCAGATTATTCAGGCTCTGCGAGCCAAAGGTATATCGGTGAAATACGACAACAGCGACAATAAGAAGCCGGGGTGGAAGTTTGCCGAATATGAGCTGAAAGGCGTACCCGTTCGTTTGGCTATGGGGGCACGCGACTTGGAAAACAATACGATCGAAATAGCCCGTCGTGATACCCTGACGAAGGAGACAGTCGGATTGGATGGTATAGAAGAAACAGTCGCTACCCTACTCGATGATATTCAAAAAAATATCTTCCAAAAAGCTCTGAACTATCGCAAAGAACATACAATCACGGTGGACAGCTATGAAGAGTTCAAAGAAAAGATCGAAGATGGCGGATTTATCCTTGCTCACTGGGATGGAACCTCCGAAACGGAAGAACGAATCAAGGCCGAAACGAAAGCCACTATTCGCTGTATCCCGCTGAATGGGGACATGACTCCGGGCAAATGTATGGTGACGGGCAAGCCCTCGCCCCAACGTGTACTCTTCGCCCGTGCCTATTGATCCGTCAGGCCGGACATCAGTAAACAAAGAATCCACTAAAAAACATAAATACTTATGGCAGAAGAAATCCAAATGTACGACGATGCGGCATCCGTGGCTTTTATTCGCAATTTCATCCCGCAGGAATTGAAAGAGAAAATGACTGATGACGACATTGTCTACATCGTCGATCTGATTTACGATTTCTACGAGAGTCGCGGCTTCATGGATATGGCCGAGGACAGCGAGGAAACAGTGGAGGTGGACGAAGACGAGCTTGTGGAGTACGTTGTCAAGAATGCTGCACGGGATGAGGTAGGCCACTTCTCTGCCGATGAGATACGCTTTGTCGTGCAAGGCGAACTCGAATACTGCGAGAGTATCAATCTCTTCGAAGAGGACTGATACTCTACTTGGGCATGAGTAAGAACAAGCTGGCCAAATTTGCCGACATGGAGACGTTCCCTCACGTCTTCCAATATCCTTTTGCCGTTTTGCAGCAACAGGAGAGCGGTTTTCCGCTAAGGGGGCGTTGGCACACGGACTTTTTCCACAACGATCATCCCATAGTCTTGGAACTGGGTTGCGGGAGAGGAGAATATACGGTAGGTCTGGGCAAGCGGTTTCCGGAGAAAAATTTTATCGGCATCGACATCAAAGGAGCTCGCATGTGGGCCGGTGCCAAAGAGTCTCTTCAAGAAGGGATGTCCAACGTAGCTTTCCTTCGGACGGATATAGAGCTTTTGGATCGGTTCTTTGCCAAAGGAGAGGTAGCCGAAATATGGATCACATTCCCCGATCCGCAGATGAAGAAAGTAGGCAAGCGACTGACCGGAACGCGGTTCCTCTCGCTCTATGACAAAGTACTCGAAAGGGGGGGACGTATCCATCTGAAAACGGATAGCCCTTTCCTCTATACCTATACGAAGGCGTTGGTCGAACTCAACGGCCTGCCCGTACACGAGATAACGGATGATCTGTACGGCAAAGGATGCGTAGAGAATGAAATCCTCGGCATCCGAACATATTACGAACAACAGTGGCTGGAACGAGGCCTGACGATCAAGTACATCAGCTTTGGCTTGGGAGAACCTGACTGCGAGTATCGAGAACCCGATATTGAAATCGAACCTGACAGCTACCGCAGTTACAATCGCTCCAGAAGAAGTCAGGCAGTTCCTTCCTAATAAATAACCTACTCAGAACATGGCATACGTAACATTATATCCCAATCTTATTCTCGAAGCTCTTGGCAAAGTTCGCTATCCGGGGACAGGAAAAGATTTGGTTTCGGCCGGAATGGTAGAGGACGATATCAGAATCGATGGCAATAAGGTATCGTTTTCGCTCATATTCGACAAAGCGAACGATCCATTCATCAAATCAGTGGTCAAAGCAGCTGAGTCAGCCATCCTGACATATATCAGCGAAGACGTCGACATCAAAGGCAATATCTCTGTCAAGAGCAAACAGGCAATACCTGCTCCTCCGGCCAAACTTCTGCCCGGGGTGAAGAATATCATTGCTGTTTTCTCAGGCAAAGGCGGTGTCGGGAAGAGTACCGTTACGGCTAATCTGGCCGTCTCTCTGGCCAAATCCGGCTATCGGGTAGGACTTTTGGATGCCGACATATTCGGCCCATCTATGCCTAAGATGTTCCACTGCGAAGAGTCACGTCCCGTACTCGAAGAAGTGGACGGACGCGAATTGATCGTTCCCGAAGAGGTGATGGGCGTGAAAATCCTCTCTATCGGATTCTTCGTAGATCCGGACAATGCTGTTCTCTGGCGCGGAAGTATGGCAGGTAATGCCCTGACACAGCTTATCCGCGATGCCAATTGGGGAGAGTTAGACTACTTCCTGATCGATATGCCTCCGGGAACGAGCGACATCCACCTGACACTTGTACAGACACTGGCTATTACCGGAGCCGTTGTAGTGACGACACCGCAGGACGTAGCCTTGGCTGATGCTCGGAAAGGAATCAGTATGTTTGTCGGAGAAAAGATCAATGTGCCGGTACTCGGTTTGGTGGAAAACATGTCGTGGTTCACACCGGCCGAACTGCCACAGAACAAATACTACATCTTCGGGCGTGATGGCGGTAAGAATTTAGCCGAGGAGCTGAATATTCCCTTGCTCGGACAGATTCCGCTGGTGCAGGGTATATGCCAAAGCGGGGACGAAGGAATACCCGTTGCTGTTCGGGATGATTCGATGATGGGAATTGCTTTCCGCGAATTGGCTGCCCGAGTGGTAGAGCAAGTGGACTATCGCAATGAACATCTTGATCCGACCAAGGTCGTAGAGGTGGCACATAGATAAGATATAGAAGACGAAAGAAAAGATAAGCAGCAGATCGGTCTGTCGCTCACTCTTTCGAGAGTGGGAGGAACGTCCGGGCAACGCAGAGCACCATCCTTCCTAACAGGAAGTTACTCGTGAGGGTAAAGGAGCGTAGAAGAGAATGACCGCCATTTTCCATGAGTTGTCTGTGCTTCGGTACGGACTACGTGGAGGGTAAGGGTGAGAAGGTGGGGTAAGAGCCTACCGGATGCAGCGGTGACGCTGCATGCCGTACGTCTGATGGGTTGTAAGATCATGTATACCGGCGCATGTAGGGTGGCTCGCCCAATGCCGGGGGGTAGATCGCTGGAGCCATGCGGTGACGCACGGCCAAGATAAATGACAGACGCTCCGGCTACGTGTGGCCGTGAGTACAGAACCCGGCTTACAGATCTGCTGCTTTTTCCCTCTTTCTTCGGCAATCTCCTTGGGGTGAGATATGCCGGACATCGATTTACCAACGGTATTTAACTCATTGATTTGTATGAAAGAGAGCATTGACGAGAAAGAGAAAAAGAACGATAAGGGCTTTTTCAGGCGGTGGTCCATCCGGATAAACCGAATGATTCTTTTTGTCACCCGAGATATGTGGCGCATAACGGACGAAGAGGTTTCGGTACCAAGTCGGTTGATGATCAATTCTTTCAAATCTGTTTTCCTCACGATCCGCTACTTTATCCAAAATGATCTGGCTACACAGGCATCTGCTCTCACTTACCGTACGATCCTCTCCATCGTACCGATGCTTGCCGTCCTGATCGGTATTGCCAAGGGTTTCGGTATTCAGCAGGTGGTACATGATTGGCTCAAAGAATATCTCCCCGGTCATCAGCAGGAGTTGGAACAGGCATTAGGCTATGTGGAAAACTATCTGGCACAAGTGCAAGGCGGTATCTTCGTCGGTGTCGGTCTTATCGTACTGCTCTACACGGTCTTTTCTTTGATTGCCACTGTGGAAGACACCTTTACCGATATTTGGCAAACCAATAAAAGACGCACTTGGAAACGGAGGGTAATCGATTATATGGGAGCTTTTTTCCTGTTGCCAATCCTGATCACGGCATCCAGTGGCCTCACCCTAATGATGACTACGATCAAGGGAACATACTTCAGCGAATATATCCTCTTCGGCCCTATGCTGGAGTTGATCCTGAATCTGATACCTTACGTGATTATCGTTCTACTTTTTACCGGTATGTATATCGTATTACCCACAGTGAACGTCCGGTTTTGGCCGGCATTTATTTCTGGAGTGCTGGCCGGTATCGTTTTCCAGATATTCCAAGCTCTTTATATCAGTGGTATCCTTTGGATCTCGAAATACAATGCCATATACGGTAGCTTCGCTGCAGTACCCCTTTTGCTCCTTTGGATACAGCTCTCATGGACTATTGTTCTGTTCGGAGCACAACTGAGTTTCTCCATTCAGAATGTCAGGAAATTTGCTTTTGAGAGGGATACGACCAATGTTTCGCGCCGCTATATCGATTTCATAACAATCGTTGTAGCCTCATTGATCGTTAAGCGTTTCATATCGGACGAACGCCGCCCCCATACAGCGGATTCGCTTGCAGAAGAAAGCAAAGCTCCGATCCGATTAGTGTCGGAAGCCATACACCGCCTGCTTTCCATCGAAGCCATAACGGAAGTGAATTATGTACACGATCCCAAGGCCGAATTTTTCAGTCCGGCGATAGATCCTGAGAAAATAACGGTGGGCTTCGTTCTCGATCGTATAGATCGTTATGGGAGCGAACACTTCAAGGTAGACAATAAGGTCCGATTCGCTCCCGAATGGCAAGCGATAGAGGATTCCCGTCAGAGCCTGCACATCCCCCCTGCGGACACGCTACTAAAGAATTTGTAGGAGCTTATTCTCTGAGTACTCAGAGTATTCTGATTACTCAGAGTACTCGGATTGCTCGGACTCGAAGAGAGCTGAGATCCGGCCGTAGTCGGCTTGTATTTGTTGGCGAAGAGCTTCCAAACTATCGAACTTCATATCCTCTCTGATAAAGGATACAAACTCCACTCGTATCTGAGATCCGTAGATAGTTTTATCAAATTCGAAGAGATTGACTTCGATCGTTCGCTGGTCACCGTTGTTCAACGTCGGCCTGCGACCTATATACAACATGCCATTGTATCGTTCGCTACTTACAATGGCTCTGACGGCATAGACCCCATCGCAGGGGATCAACTTGTGACTGTCGCTTACAGTCAGATTGGCCGTCGGGAATCCCAATTCGCGCCCAATCCTAAAACCATGCTCCACCTTTCCCGTCAATATATAGTCATACCCCAATAGCTGATTGGCCAAAGCAAGATTATTGTCTATCAGGGCTTGGCGTACGACACTGGAGCTGGCCGGCACTCCACCGATCTCAGCCTGCGAAGCTTTCTTTACCGTTATACCCAATGGAGTAGCTATCTGTTTGTATTCTTCCAAGCCGGATATGCGTCCATGTCCGAATCGGTGATCATAGCCAATGAGCAAGGCTTTTACATGGAGTCGTTTGTGCAGGATGGTTGTAATGAAAGTGTCGGCCGTCATTGCCACTAATTCGGGTGTAAAAGGCAGCACCACTGTATAGTCTACTCCTTCCGTTTCGAGTCTGAGGAGTTTTTCGCCTATTGTAGTCAGCTTCTGGTAGGGTGTTCCCGGGCGAACCACTGATATGGGAGGGACGTCGAAGGTTATTACCATAGTAGGCAGATGCTTCTCTTTCGCCATCTTTTTGAGCTGATCGAGAAGAAAGCGATGCCCGAAGTGTATGCCATCGAATGTACCGATCGTAGCAGCCACTTTCGGAATCCAGGGAAGATCTCGAAATGGGGTATTATAGTCGTTGGGAATGGCTATCGTAACCATAGTCTTGGGTTTTGTTTGCTGCGTTCTTTCCAGATTTCGAAGTGAATAATGGTCTGGTTGTTGGAAGGATCCGTATAGGCACGACCAAGAGCCTGACCCGTTTTAACACGAGTGCCGGAACTTACATACACTTTGCTCAGATTCGCATAAACCGTGATATAGTTACCGTGACGAACCATTACGGCCGAATTATAACCGGGTATCACGAATACACTGGACACTACACCATCGAATACGCTGGTAGCATCGGATCCTGTTGCTACAGCGATGTCGATACCTCCATTATTAACTTGTACTTTTTTCAGCTCACTGTGCTGATGCACGCCAAAGTCGCTTACGATTCGGTATCTGCCGCAAACGGGTCCGGGCAGGCGACCTTTGTTCTGTGCAAAGCTGCCCGAGAGAGCACGCTCGGAGGCATCCATAGCATAGCCACCTTTGGTCTCCGCCTTCCGTTCAGGTTCGGCAGGAACCGGCTTACCCTTGGCTTTGGCTTCGCGTGCCAACCGCTCACGTTCTTCTCGAGCACGACGTTCGGCAGCTTCTATTTCCTTGGCAATCTGTTTCTCGATCTTTCTGTTCAGAGCTTCGGCTTGCTTTTTCTGCTTTCGCAGCTGCGCTTCCAAGTCTTTTTGTTTGGCTCCCAAAGCCTGCACCTGCCGACGTTGCTCGGCTTGCTGTCCTTCGAGTTTCTTTTTTTCCTCTTCTCTGATGACTAAGAGATGTCCTTTCTCCTTTTTGGCGTCTTCTACAGTCGCACGTTCAGTCTCCAACTTGCTACGTGTATCGCGCAGCCGGACAGATGCCAGCTTGTATGCAGAAGCGTATTGTTCCAAGAAACGCATCCGTCGCATGCCTTCGTCAAAGCTCTTGGCCGATGAAATGAAAAGGATGCGATCCAACGAGCGTTTCCGCTTTTGCATAGACTGTAGAGCTTGGGCATATTCATCGGATCGAGCTTTCTCTTCTACAGAGAGCTGATGACATACACCCGTCATGGAATCAATGTCGGATTGCAACTCTTTGACCTCATTGTCCAAGAGTTGTACCATCTGCTTGCGTTGAGCAACCTGCTTGTTCAGGAGGTTGAGATGCTTTTGTTTGTCTTGCTTGTCTTTCTTGGTATTTTGTAGTTCGCGATCGGTTTTTTCGATGGCTTTGAGGGCCTCCTTACGTTGCTTCTCAAGTCGCTGTACCTGCTTGGATTTTTGTCCGAGAGCAGGCAGGATAAATGCAGAGAGGAGAAAGATGATGCAGAGGAAAAGGCGGATTGAAAACTTCATAGATAGATGGATTAGAAAAGCTCGGAGAGATCTTCCAACGTCATTCTGCGATAGGTGGAAGTATTGACGCGAGGGGTTACATCTGTTTCATCAATGTCTGTAAATCTCATCTTAGGCAGATCAAGGGAAAGAGAGCCTTTAACCTGTCCGAGATGCAGTACTTGCAAAAGCAAGTTTGCCGGCAAATTATGCTCGGCACCATACTTTCGGAAAGAAGAATAGGTAGTAGCAAGCCTATAGTGGGTGGAGGGATCGTATATACTGATGGAAAGAGGTCGCCTATTGCTACCGATTTCTGATATATAT
This genomic stretch from Porphyromonas gingivalis ATCC 33277 harbors:
- the proS gene encoding proline--tRNA ligase, producing MAKELKELTPRSESYSQWYQDLVIKADLAENSAVRGCMVIKPYGYAIWEKMQRQLDDMFKETGHVNAYFPLFIPKSFLSREAEHVEGFAKECAVVTHYRLKANPDGDGVVVDPQAKLEEELIVRPTSETIIWNTYKNWIQSHRDLPILCNQWANVVRWEMRTRLFLRTAEFLWQEGHTAHATKEEAEEEARRMLEVYATFAEEYMAMPVVKGVKSANERFAGAVDTYTIEALMQDGKALQSGTSHFLGQNFAKAFNVTFADKDGNRDFVWATSWGVSTRLMGALIMSHSDDNGLVLPPKLAPYQVVIVPIYRNEEQLAQIDEKATQIIQALRAKGISVKYDNSDNKKPGWKFAEYELKGVPVRLAMGARDLENNTIEIARRDTLTKETVGLDGIEETVATLLDDIQKNIFQKALNYRKEHTITVDSYEEFKEKIEDGGFILAHWDGTSETEERIKAETKATIRCIPLNGDMTPGKCMVTGKPSPQRVLFARAY
- the trmB gene encoding tRNA (guanosine(46)-N7)-methyltransferase TrmB, whose amino-acid sequence is MSKNKLAKFADMETFPHVFQYPFAVLQQQESGFPLRGRWHTDFFHNDHPIVLELGCGRGEYTVGLGKRFPEKNFIGIDIKGARMWAGAKESLQEGMSNVAFLRTDIELLDRFFAKGEVAEIWITFPDPQMKKVGKRLTGTRFLSLYDKVLERGGRIHLKTDSPFLYTYTKALVELNGLPVHEITDDLYGKGCVENEILGIRTYYEQQWLERGLTIKYISFGLGEPDCEYREPDIEIEPDSYRSYNRSRRSQAVPS
- a CDS encoding Mrp/NBP35 family ATP-binding protein, whose amino-acid sequence is MAYVTLYPNLILEALGKVRYPGTGKDLVSAGMVEDDIRIDGNKVSFSLIFDKANDPFIKSVVKAAESAILTYISEDVDIKGNISVKSKQAIPAPPAKLLPGVKNIIAVFSGKGGVGKSTVTANLAVSLAKSGYRVGLLDADIFGPSMPKMFHCEESRPVLEEVDGRELIVPEEVMGVKILSIGFFVDPDNAVLWRGSMAGNALTQLIRDANWGELDYFLIDMPPGTSDIHLTLVQTLAITGAVVVTTPQDVALADARKGISMFVGEKINVPVLGLVENMSWFTPAELPQNKYYIFGRDGGKNLAEELNIPLLGQIPLVQGICQSGDEGIPVAVRDDSMMGIAFRELAARVVEQVDYRNEHLDPTKVVEVAHR
- a CDS encoding YihY/virulence factor BrkB family protein, which produces MKESIDEKEKKNDKGFFRRWSIRINRMILFVTRDMWRITDEEVSVPSRLMINSFKSVFLTIRYFIQNDLATQASALTYRTILSIVPMLAVLIGIAKGFGIQQVVHDWLKEYLPGHQQELEQALGYVENYLAQVQGGIFVGVGLIVLLYTVFSLIATVEDTFTDIWQTNKRRTWKRRVIDYMGAFFLLPILITASSGLTLMMTTIKGTYFSEYILFGPMLELILNLIPYVIIVLLFTGMYIVLPTVNVRFWPAFISGVLAGIVFQIFQALYISGILWISKYNAIYGSFAAVPLLLLWIQLSWTIVLFGAQLSFSIQNVRKFAFERDTTNVSRRYIDFITIVVASLIVKRFISDERRPHTADSLAEESKAPIRLVSEAIHRLLSIEAITEVNYVHDPKAEFFSPAIDPEKITVGFVLDRIDRYGSEHFKVDNKVRFAPEWQAIEDSRQSLHIPPADTLLKNL
- the ribF gene encoding riboflavin biosynthesis protein RibF; this translates as MVTIAIPNDYNTPFRDLPWIPKVAATIGTFDGIHFGHRFLLDQLKKMAKEKHLPTMVITFDVPPISVVRPGTPYQKLTTIGEKLLRLETEGVDYTVVLPFTPELVAMTADTFITTILHKRLHVKALLIGYDHRFGHGRISGLEEYKQIATPLGITVKKASQAEIGGVPASSSVVRQALIDNNLALANQLLGYDYILTGKVEHGFRIGRELGFPTANLTVSDSHKLIPCDGVYAVRAIVSSERYNGMLYIGRRPTLNNGDQRTIEVNLFEFDKTIYGSQIRVEFVSFIREDMKFDSLEALRQQIQADYGRISALFESEQSEYSE
- a CDS encoding murein hydrolase activator EnvC family protein, with product MKFSIRLFLCIIFLLSAFILPALGQKSKQVQRLEKQRKEALKAIEKTDRELQNTKKDKQDKQKHLNLLNKQVAQRKQMVQLLDNEVKELQSDIDSMTGVCHQLSVEEKARSDEYAQALQSMQKRKRSLDRILFISSAKSFDEGMRRMRFLEQYASAYKLASVRLRDTRSKLETERATVEDAKKEKGHLLVIREEEKKKLEGQQAEQRRQVQALGAKQKDLEAQLRKQKKQAEALNRKIEKQIAKEIEAAERRAREERERLAREAKAKGKPVPAEPERKAETKGGYAMDASERALSGSFAQNKGRLPGPVCGRYRIVSDFGVHQHSELKKVQVNNGGIDIAVATGSDATSVFDGVVSSVFVIPGYNSAVMVRHGNYITVYANLSKVYVSSGTRVKTGQALGRAYTDPSNNQTIIHFEIWKERSKQNPRLWLR